The Euphorbia lathyris chromosome 3, ddEupLath1.1, whole genome shotgun sequence genome contains a region encoding:
- the LOC136221880 gene encoding large ribosomal RNA subunit accumulation protein YCED homolog 2, chloroplastic isoform X1: protein MIGSISRSIPISSPSNHYHYRSVVVSRKKDVQLPKTRSRSPRRRLVTISTGDGKWQGNWTCQFLISLEDLHLQDLIEDHHQQHKDAQVSVTLTVQKHASFGFSVDGRILTSFIRNCTNCFSPYCREVFMDLIFINFKFQLVFVLILYVMLSQIDSKFNVWVLMSNEDNDQLHLPEIGGDDPSVIYVKPGCEANLDSLIQDTLRLTVSVQDFCSEACEKSQPTFQFIGRQSTASIDKRWSRLLDFKKTNQLPQ from the exons CAGTAGAAGCATTCCCATTTCTTCACCATCAAACCATTACCATTACCGCAGTGTTGTTGTTTCCAGAAAAAAAGATGTGCAATTGCCCAaaacaagaagcagaagtcccAGACGTCGTTTGGTTACAATATCCACAGGAGATGGGAAATGGCAGGGAAATTGGACTTGTCAATTTCTAATTTCCCTTGAAGATCTTCATTTGCAAGATTTGATAGAGGATCATCATCAACAACACAAAGATGCTCAAGTTTCTGTTACCCTCACTGTTCAAAAg CATGCGAGTTTTGGTTTCTCAGTGGATGGAAGGATCCTCACCTCCTTCATCAGAAATTGTACCAACTGTTTTTCTCCATATTGCAGAGAGGTATTCAtggatttaatatttattaactTTAAATTTCAGTTGGTATTTGTTCTCATTTTGTATGTTATGTTATCTCAGATTGATTCCAAATTTAATGTGTGGGTTCTAATGTCTAATGAAGACAATGATCAACTCCACTTACCAGAAATTGGAGGAGATGATCCATCA GTTATCTATGTGAAGCCTGGATGTGAAGCTAATCTTGATTCTTTAATACAAGACACTCTCAGGCTTACTGTTTCTGTCCAA GATTTCTGCTCAGAGGCTTGTGAGAAATCCCAGCCCACCTTCCAAT TTATTGGCAGACAAAGCACAGCTTCCATTGACAAGAGGTGGTCTAGACTGTTGGACTTTAAGAAAACAAATCAACTTCCTCAATGA
- the LOC136223032 gene encoding protein NUCLEOLAR COMPLEX ASSOCIATED 4 isoform X1, with protein MYHKTLSETLVGFRHSAMAPCKISKTKSKSKSKSLKEVKTLGQQLLSSRTHINNLPLLLNFVSPDFPPQYVLESLLSLHSFFIPLLPSLPSSSSFNKKRKITKDNDNDDDAEAIFRTWLRSKFDEFVTLLINLLFSTQAEEALREFVLDSLMEFVKLSNGGGFNSSIYHKILHNIVHSAAPVDFTLELLASKYFKYIDIRYFTYTSLERLAKTLEERENPDGDTRSADGDDESHSRASMDLSIRKIHYIISHVPPLEEPKDNSESELWSALEGFTSEKGESGSIQGLSTANISKKMKLKFTKAWISFLRLSLPVDVYKEVLVTLHQAVIPFISNPLMLCDFLTRSYDIGGVVSAMALSSLFILMTQHGLEYPNFYEKLYALLLPSIFMAKHRAKFFQLLDSCLKSPLLPAYLAAAFAKKLSRLALSVPPSGAVVIIALIHNLLRRHPSINCLVHREDSATDNAAPKGENAVNANNSANRPGIDHFNNGESNPVKSGALRSSLWEIDILRHHYCPPVSRFVLSLENDLTVRNKTTEVNINDFCSSSYATIFGEELRRRVKQVPLAFYKAIPTCLFSESDFSGWTFEYKDDQEMDFVNGISNNLEDESNHAKRQRIECS; from the exons ATGTATCACAAAACCCTCTCTGAAACCCTGGTTGGTTTCCGACACTCAGCAATGGCTCCCTGCAAAATTTCgaaaaccaaatcaaaatcaaaatcaaaatcgcTCAAGGAGGTTAAAACCTTAGGCCAACAGCTGCTTTCTTCAAGAACGCATATCAACAACCTTCCTCTCCTTCTCAATTTCGTTTCCCCTGATTTCCCACCTCAGTATGTTCTAGAATCCCTCCTCTCTCTTCACTCCTTCTTCATTCCGCTTCTCCCCTccctcccttcttcttcttcttttaacaAGAAGAGAAAAATCACCAAGGATAACGATAACGATGATGATGCTGAAGCTATTTTTAGAACTTGGCTTCGCTCCAAGTTTGATGAGTTCGTCACTTTGCTTATCAATCTTCTTTTTTCTACCCAAGCGGAGGAGGCTTTGAGA GAATTTGTGCTCGACTCCCTTATGGAATTCGTGAAGCTCAGCAATGGAGGAGGATTCAATTCGTCCATATATCACAAAATACTTCACAATATT GTTCATTCCGCAGCACCTGTTGATTTTACATTAGAGCTACTTGCATCCAAGTATTTCAAGTACATTGATATCCG TTATTTTACCTACACTAGCCTTGAAAGACTCGCTAAAACTTTGGAGGAAAGAGAGAACCCTG ATGGTGATACTAGGAGTGCAGATGGAGATGATGAGAGCCATTCAAGAGCAAG CATGGATCTGTCTATTCGCAAGATACATTATATTATATCACATGTTCCCCCACTAGAAGAACCAAAGGATAATTCAGAGTCTGAGCTCTGGAGTGCCTTAG AAGGTTTCACATCAGAAAAAGGGGAGTCTGGATCAATTCAGGGTTTATCTACTGCAAATATCAGCAAAAAGATGAAATTAAAATTCACTAAGGCATGGATATCTTTTCTGAGGTTATCACTCCCAGTTGATGTGTACAAAGAG GTTCTAGTTACTCTCCATCAGGCTGTCATTCCTTTTATCTCTAATCCTCTAATGTTATG TGACTTCTTAACAAGATCATATGATATTGGTGGTGTGGTCAGTGCAATGGCCCTTAGCAGTCTCTTCATTCTCATGACTCAGCATGGCTTGGAGTATCCCAACTTTTATGAGAAATTGTATGCTCTCTTGTTACCTTCCATCTTTATGGCAAAACACAGGGCAAAATTTTTCCAG CTTCTTGATTCCTGTCTGAAGTCACCTCTTCTCCCAGCATATTTGGCTGCTGCATTTGCTAAGAAATTGAGCAGACTAGCACTTTCAGTCCCTCCTTCAGGAGCAGTGGTTATTATTGCATTAATTCACAATCTTCTTAGGAGGCACCCATCAATCAATTGTTTGGTTCATCGG GAAGATAGTGCAACAGATAATGCAGCTCCCAAAGGGGAGAATGCTGTCAATGCAAATAATTCTGCCAACAGACCTGGCATTGATCACTTTAACAATGGCGAAAGCAACCCTGTAAAGTCTGGTGCATTAA GAAGTTCTTTATGGGAAATTGACATCCTTCGTCATCACTACTGCCCACCTGTTTCAAG ATTTGTTCTATCGCTAGAGAATGACTTGACAGTTAGAAACAAAACCACTGAAGTCAACATCAATGATTTTTGTTCTAGTTCATATGCAACAATATTCGGAGAGGAG CTTCGACGAAGAGTAAAACAAGTCCCATTAGCATTCTATAAAGCAATTCCCACATGTTTGTTTTCGGAGTCTGATTTCAGTGGTTGGACATTCGAGTACAAAGATGACCAAGAAATGGATTTTGTGAATGGGATCTCTAACAACTTAGAAGATGAAAGTAATCATGCAAAACGACAGCGCATAGAGTGCTCTTGA
- the LOC136221880 gene encoding large ribosomal RNA subunit accumulation protein YCED homolog 2, chloroplastic isoform X2 — MIGSISRSIPISSPSNHYHYRSVVVSRKKDVQLPKTRSRSPRRRLVTISTGDGKWQGNWTCQFLISLEDLHLQDLIEDHHQQHKDAQVSVTLTVQKHASFGFSVDGRILTSFIRNCTNCFSPYCREIDSKFNVWVLMSNEDNDQLHLPEIGGDDPSVIYVKPGCEANLDSLIQDTLRLTVSVQDFCSEACEKSQPTFQFIGRQSTASIDKRWSRLLDFKKTNQLPQ; from the exons CAGTAGAAGCATTCCCATTTCTTCACCATCAAACCATTACCATTACCGCAGTGTTGTTGTTTCCAGAAAAAAAGATGTGCAATTGCCCAaaacaagaagcagaagtcccAGACGTCGTTTGGTTACAATATCCACAGGAGATGGGAAATGGCAGGGAAATTGGACTTGTCAATTTCTAATTTCCCTTGAAGATCTTCATTTGCAAGATTTGATAGAGGATCATCATCAACAACACAAAGATGCTCAAGTTTCTGTTACCCTCACTGTTCAAAAg CATGCGAGTTTTGGTTTCTCAGTGGATGGAAGGATCCTCACCTCCTTCATCAGAAATTGTACCAACTGTTTTTCTCCATATTGCAGAGAG ATTGATTCCAAATTTAATGTGTGGGTTCTAATGTCTAATGAAGACAATGATCAACTCCACTTACCAGAAATTGGAGGAGATGATCCATCA GTTATCTATGTGAAGCCTGGATGTGAAGCTAATCTTGATTCTTTAATACAAGACACTCTCAGGCTTACTGTTTCTGTCCAA GATTTCTGCTCAGAGGCTTGTGAGAAATCCCAGCCCACCTTCCAAT TTATTGGCAGACAAAGCACAGCTTCCATTGACAAGAGGTGGTCTAGACTGTTGGACTTTAAGAAAACAAATCAACTTCCTCAATGA
- the LOC136223032 gene encoding protein NUCLEOLAR COMPLEX ASSOCIATED 4 isoform X2 has protein sequence MYHKTLSETLVGFRHSAMAPCKISKTKSKSKSKSLKEVKTLGQQLLSSRTHINNLPLLLNFVSPDFPPQYVLESLLSLHSFFIPLLPSLPSSSSFNKKRKITKDNDNDDDAEAIFRTWLRSKFDEFVTLLINLLFSTQAEEALREFVLDSLMEFVKLSNGGGFNSSIYHKILHNIVHSAAPVDFTLELLASKYFKYIDIRYFTYTSLERLAKTLEERENPDGDTRSADGDDESHSRASMDLSIRKIHYIISHVPPLEEPKDNSESELWSALGFTSEKGESGSIQGLSTANISKKMKLKFTKAWISFLRLSLPVDVYKEVLVTLHQAVIPFISNPLMLCDFLTRSYDIGGVVSAMALSSLFILMTQHGLEYPNFYEKLYALLLPSIFMAKHRAKFFQLLDSCLKSPLLPAYLAAAFAKKLSRLALSVPPSGAVVIIALIHNLLRRHPSINCLVHREDSATDNAAPKGENAVNANNSANRPGIDHFNNGESNPVKSGALRSSLWEIDILRHHYCPPVSRFVLSLENDLTVRNKTTEVNINDFCSSSYATIFGEELRRRVKQVPLAFYKAIPTCLFSESDFSGWTFEYKDDQEMDFVNGISNNLEDESNHAKRQRIECS, from the exons ATGTATCACAAAACCCTCTCTGAAACCCTGGTTGGTTTCCGACACTCAGCAATGGCTCCCTGCAAAATTTCgaaaaccaaatcaaaatcaaaatcaaaatcgcTCAAGGAGGTTAAAACCTTAGGCCAACAGCTGCTTTCTTCAAGAACGCATATCAACAACCTTCCTCTCCTTCTCAATTTCGTTTCCCCTGATTTCCCACCTCAGTATGTTCTAGAATCCCTCCTCTCTCTTCACTCCTTCTTCATTCCGCTTCTCCCCTccctcccttcttcttcttcttttaacaAGAAGAGAAAAATCACCAAGGATAACGATAACGATGATGATGCTGAAGCTATTTTTAGAACTTGGCTTCGCTCCAAGTTTGATGAGTTCGTCACTTTGCTTATCAATCTTCTTTTTTCTACCCAAGCGGAGGAGGCTTTGAGA GAATTTGTGCTCGACTCCCTTATGGAATTCGTGAAGCTCAGCAATGGAGGAGGATTCAATTCGTCCATATATCACAAAATACTTCACAATATT GTTCATTCCGCAGCACCTGTTGATTTTACATTAGAGCTACTTGCATCCAAGTATTTCAAGTACATTGATATCCG TTATTTTACCTACACTAGCCTTGAAAGACTCGCTAAAACTTTGGAGGAAAGAGAGAACCCTG ATGGTGATACTAGGAGTGCAGATGGAGATGATGAGAGCCATTCAAGAGCAAG CATGGATCTGTCTATTCGCAAGATACATTATATTATATCACATGTTCCCCCACTAGAAGAACCAAAGGATAATTCAGAGTCTGAGCTCTGGAGTGCCTTAG GTTTCACATCAGAAAAAGGGGAGTCTGGATCAATTCAGGGTTTATCTACTGCAAATATCAGCAAAAAGATGAAATTAAAATTCACTAAGGCATGGATATCTTTTCTGAGGTTATCACTCCCAGTTGATGTGTACAAAGAG GTTCTAGTTACTCTCCATCAGGCTGTCATTCCTTTTATCTCTAATCCTCTAATGTTATG TGACTTCTTAACAAGATCATATGATATTGGTGGTGTGGTCAGTGCAATGGCCCTTAGCAGTCTCTTCATTCTCATGACTCAGCATGGCTTGGAGTATCCCAACTTTTATGAGAAATTGTATGCTCTCTTGTTACCTTCCATCTTTATGGCAAAACACAGGGCAAAATTTTTCCAG CTTCTTGATTCCTGTCTGAAGTCACCTCTTCTCCCAGCATATTTGGCTGCTGCATTTGCTAAGAAATTGAGCAGACTAGCACTTTCAGTCCCTCCTTCAGGAGCAGTGGTTATTATTGCATTAATTCACAATCTTCTTAGGAGGCACCCATCAATCAATTGTTTGGTTCATCGG GAAGATAGTGCAACAGATAATGCAGCTCCCAAAGGGGAGAATGCTGTCAATGCAAATAATTCTGCCAACAGACCTGGCATTGATCACTTTAACAATGGCGAAAGCAACCCTGTAAAGTCTGGTGCATTAA GAAGTTCTTTATGGGAAATTGACATCCTTCGTCATCACTACTGCCCACCTGTTTCAAG ATTTGTTCTATCGCTAGAGAATGACTTGACAGTTAGAAACAAAACCACTGAAGTCAACATCAATGATTTTTGTTCTAGTTCATATGCAACAATATTCGGAGAGGAG CTTCGACGAAGAGTAAAACAAGTCCCATTAGCATTCTATAAAGCAATTCCCACATGTTTGTTTTCGGAGTCTGATTTCAGTGGTTGGACATTCGAGTACAAAGATGACCAAGAAATGGATTTTGTGAATGGGATCTCTAACAACTTAGAAGATGAAAGTAATCATGCAAAACGACAGCGCATAGAGTGCTCTTGA